Proteins encoded by one window of Chloroflexota bacterium:
- a CDS encoding protoheme IX farnesyltransferase: MRNLAGRLWTYIEVLKPRETSLLVFIGLCTAIIAVEGMPSLGRLLLTLAAITLGSGGVNGLTNYIDRNIDARMQRTKRRVLPSKRIDPPEKALWFTIVLTVIALGLAWFLHPLCFVFGLIGTLAAVIKRKTVLCPFLGAISGCAPVLIAWFAFRPQFELPLLLLCLMICIWIPLHVWSVMLANRDDYIKGGVRYFPLSREFRKAVPALILLSLPLLAASLALYFSGGFGFLYLAVAVVLGVVMVYASARLLISGASRDAWKVYKISAFPYLGLIFLAMCLDVWLR; encoded by the coding sequence ATGAGAAATCTGGCTGGTAGACTATGGACCTACATTGAGGTACTAAAGCCTCGTGAAACAAGCCTGCTTGTCTTTATTGGTCTCTGCACTGCTATTATAGCAGTCGAGGGAATGCCCTCATTGGGTCGCCTCCTTCTTACCTTGGCGGCCATCACTCTGGGCAGCGGAGGAGTCAATGGACTGACTAACTACATTGACCGCAATATCGATGCCCGGATGCAGAGAACAAAGCGGCGGGTGTTGCCGTCTAAGCGTATAGATCCTCCGGAGAAGGCTCTATGGTTCACGATAGTGCTTACAGTAATCGCGCTGGGACTGGCCTGGTTTCTCCATCCCCTCTGTTTTGTCTTCGGCCTGATAGGTACTCTGGCTGCCGTAATCAAGCGGAAGACGGTACTCTGCCCCTTTCTTGGAGCTATATCAGGCTGTGCTCCGGTACTGATTGCCTGGTTTGCTTTCAGACCTCAATTCGAACTCCCACTGCTTCTCCTTTGCCTGATGATCTGTATCTGGATACCCTTGCACGTGTGGAGCGTCATGCTTGCCAACCGGGATGATTACATCAAGGGTGGTGTGAGGTACTTCCCTCTAAGCCGGGAATTCAGGAAGGCGGTACCGGCACTTATTTTGCTGTCATTACCTCTATTGGCTGCCTCTTTAGCCCTCTACTTCAGCGGTGGCTTCGGTTTCCTTTATCTCGCAGTAGCGGTCGTTTTGGGTGTTGTCATGGTTTATGCCAGCGCTCGTCTGCTGATTTCGGGCGCGTCACGCGATGCCTGGAAAGTATATAAAATATCTGCTTTCCCTTACCTGGGCCTGATCTTCCTGGCTATGTGTTTGGACGTGTGGCTGAGGTAA